The Pseudodesulfovibrio sp. S3 nucleotide sequence GCAACGACTCGAACTCGCGAATATTGTTGGCAACGGCACCCGCGGATTCCGGCATATGATCCAGCCGTGCGGACATGAGGTGGCTCATGATCTTGGAACCGATAAGCACATCGGCGTTGCGCCCGGCCACGTCCACGAAATAGCTGCGCAGGTTCTTGAGCAGGAAATCGAAGATGTAGGCGATAGCAATACCGATGGCCAACGCCCAGAGCGTGTCCACGGCGTTGTTGGGAATGACCCTGTCATAGACGTTCATCACGAAAAGGGGCGAGGCAATGATGATGATGTTGGTCATGATGCTCGCGCCGATGACATGCTTGTATATGGGCCAGAACTTACCGAGCACGCCCCAGAACCATTGCTTGGTCTTGATGAGCTTCAGTTCGCTGGCCCGCTTGTCCAGCTTGGACTTGCGGTGACACAGGATGGCGTATCCGGTGTATTCCTCCTCAAGTTTGCCGAGGGGCATTTCCATCTCGTCCATTCCATGCCCCGGAACCATGACCCGTGCGGTGTCCTGGTTCGAGTCGATGAGTACGCAGGCATTGCCGCCCCGAAGCAGCAGGATGCACGGCATGACCAGCTTGGTGATACCCCGGAGATTCGCACGGTACACGGTTTTGGCGGTAATGCCGATGCGTTCGGCCGACCGCACGATGGAGGCTGCGGTGATGACGCCCTCCTGCTGCGGAATACCGGCCTTGAGTGTGGCCGAGGAAACCGGCTTGCCCAGCAACCGGCTGATGATGGAAAGACAGATGACCAGAGGCGGCTGAAAATCGATATCCTTGGGAGTGAGCCGATCATCCGTCTCCACTCTGACCGGCTGCTGCATTCCGGGCATGCCGGGCAGTCCGGCCAACCCGGAAGGCATCTGGCCGGATTGCGGCATCTGACCGGGCTGCGAAGGCTGGCCGGGTTGCGGCGGCTGGCCAGGTTGCGGCGGCTGGCCAGGTTGCGGCGGCTGGCCGGGCGTGGATGCAGCACCGGAATTCGCGGGAGCTTGACCGGGAGCGGCTGGGGTGCCGGGAGTTACAGGGGCCTTGCCGGAGGTGGCGGGAGATTCGGGCTTTGCGGGAACCTTGCCTGGGGTGGCGGGAGATTCGGTTTTGTCGGGGGCCTTGCCTGGCGCTGTGGAAAGTGGCGCTTTTCCAGGGGCCTTGCCGGAGCTTCCCTTTGCCGTCGACAGAGGCGCCTTTTTGGCGACAGAATCTCCGATCAGCCTAGTATCCGTTTGCGTCGGTTTTGCAGCCGCAGGGGAACCGTTGGCCTTGACCGACTTAGGTTCCGACTTGCCTGCCGCCGACTTTGGACCAGCCAAAGACGATGTCTTGACACCGGTTTTCTTATCGGATGCGGGTTTGGAAGCGGATCGAAGTGCTGATGTTTTCTCGGAAGGCATAGATTTCACTTGGATGAAGATTAGTATTTTCGCGGACAGGCTCCAACAAGTACAGCCGCCGTACACTACTTATTATATTCGTTACACAATCTTTACTCTAAGGCCGATTTTGTCAAGCCCCAAATAGATTATCCCTGCTATCTCGACATGTTTGGAGGCTCTTCCGAGCCACTGATTCACGCGAAAAAATCGATTCCACGTCATCATCGCCCCTCACTTCCCGACCGTCACACAGATTTTGCCCAGAGCTTCCCCTTTTTCCCAATATCGGTGTGCCTGTTCTATGTCGCGAAAGTTGAAACGACGCTCGTCAATGAGAACGGCCAGGGCGTCTTCGTCCACCAGCGCACTCAGATTGCTCAGAATCTCACCATGCAGGCTCCGGCCCAAGCCGGTGATCATAGGCAGGAGCATGAAGACTACGTGCAGGGACAGACTCTTGGCGTGCAACGGGCTCAGGTCGTGGGTGGACCGGGTCACGGTGGAGACCACCTGACCGCCCGTGCGCGCTGCGGCAAAGGATTGGTCAAGGGTCACCCCGCCGACAGTATCGAAAACCACGTCGAAACCGACCCCGGCAGTGAATTCATCGACATACCGAGGCACATCCATCGCTCTATAATCAATGGGAATTCCTCCGAGGGCTTCAACCACGGCCGCCTTGTCCGGAGAGGACACCGTTGCAAAGACTTCGGCTCCGACGTGCGTGCCGAGTTGGACCGCCATGTGCCCCACGCCACCGGCCCCACCGTGAACCAACAGCCGCTGCCCCCGGCTGACGGACGCCTTGCCGAAAAGGGCCAGCCATGCCGTGATGGCGACCAGGGGCATGGCGGCTGCGTCCTCCAGTTCCATGCATTCAGGGGCACGAGCAAGGAGTCGCTGGTCCGCCACCATATACTCTGCAAGGGCACCGGGCAGCCCTTTCAGTCCACCGGCACAACCGAACACGCGTTCGCCCGCACGAAAACGGGAAGCACCCTGTCCCAACGCCTCGACCGTCCCGGAGACATCCATGCCCAGCAAGGCAGGCAGTTCGGGCGCAAAGGGCAAGGCCTGGCCCAGCGTTACGATCTTGTTGTCTATGGGATTGAGACTGGTCCCGGCCACCTTGATCAGAACCTCGCCCGGTCCCGGCTCAGGACATGGAACTTCGTGTTCAGCGAACGCATAGTCCGCACCGTACCTTTCCAGCAGCATGGCTTTCATCGGATCCCCCCCCTCTTCCGGCCATTATACCGCCATATCCGCATCGTGTACAGCGCAGGGGCACCTTGGATGATGACTTCCCGGTGAAAATAAGTGGACCTATCCGAACGGGTCGGTCATCATGAACGGATGGAAACACGCGCAAAAAGATCCTCCCTCACCCAACCGCCGGTCCTGCCCATGACCCGGACGGAAATGGACGCACTGGGCTGGGTTGAACTGGACATCCTCCTGGTCACCGGCGACGGCTATGTGGACCACCCCTCTTTCGGCGCAGCCCTGCTCGGACGCTGGCTGGTGCACCACGGTTTCCGAACGGGCATATGCGCCCAACCCGCCTGGGACAAGCCCGACGACATCGTTCGCATGGGCCGCCCCCGCCTGTTCGCAGGCGTCACTGCCGGGTCGCTGGACTCCATGCTCGCCCACTATACCGCCTTTCGCAAGAAACGGTCGGACGACGCCTACACGCCGGGCGGCATGGCCGGTGCCAGGCCGAACCGGGCCTGCATCAGCTACACCAACGCGGTGCAACGCGCCTTTCCCGGCCTGCCCGTGATCCTGGGCGGCATCGAGGCATCGCTCAGGCGTGTCTCGCACTATGATTTCTGGTCCGATTCGGTCCGCCGGTCCGTGCTTCTGGACGCCAAGGCCACGGCCATCACCTACGGCATGGCCGAAAATTCCATCGTCACCCTGGCCGAGACCCTCGAAACCATCCTCCTTGAGACCGGAGAGATCGACCTCAAGGCATTGCGCCCCCAACTGGCCCCTCTCCCCGGCCTGGTCGTGGCCGGTTCCGCAGATGATATCCCCGCAGACACGGACGTGATCCGACTGCCTTCCCATGAAGCCATCCTGGATGATCCAAAGCAACTCATCGAGGCCACCAAGCTCCTGGAACGGCAGGTCCACCAGAACAAGGCCACTGTGGTTCAGGAAACCGCCGGTAGACTGGTCATGGTCACCCCGCCCGGACCACTGCTCGATACCAACGGACTGGACGAACTGGCCGGACTCCCTTTTTCTCGGCTGGCCCACCCGGCCTACAAACAGCGCATAGCGGCCGCGGACATGATCCAGACCAGCGTGACCACCCATCGGGGCTGTTCAGGCGGCTGTTCGTTCTGCACCCTGGCCCTGCATCAGGGCCGGACCGTCCGCTCGCGAAGCAAGGCATCCGTCCTCAAGGAAGTGCGGGCCGTCACCGAGGTCAAGGGCTGGACCGGCTCCATATCGGACGTTGGCGGGCCCAGCGCCAACATGTGGGGTGCGCACTGCGCCGCCGATCAGGCCCAATGCGAAAGGGCAAGCTGCCTGACGCCGCGCATCTGCAAGCACTACCGCGTGGCCCAAAAGGATTTCGTCAACCTGCTCCGGGCGGTCTCGGACGTGCAGTCGGTGAAACACGTCCGAGTGGCCTCGGGCTGGCGCATCGACCTGGCCCTGACCGACATGCAGGCCCTGACCACCATGATCCGCGAATTCGTGGGCGGACAGGCCAAGGTAGCCCCCGAGCACCAGGTGGATCATGTGCTCAAGCTCATGCGCAAACCCGGTTTCAGCACCTTCGAGCAGTTCCTCGACCTCTTTGACAAGGAGTCGAAAAAAGCAGGCAAAAAGCAGTACGTCATCCCCTATCTCATGTCCGCCTTCCCCGGCTGCACAGAAGACGACATGCGCGCCCTGAGCCGTTGGCTGACTGCCCAGGGGTGGAAGCCGGAACAGGTGCAATGTTTCATCCCGCTGCCCGGAACAGCGGCCGCGGCCATGTTTCACGCCGAAACAGACATGCAGGGCAACCCCATTTACGTTGCCAAGACCGATGCCGAACGTTTGCGCCAACACGCCATTCTCATGCCGAACACGGGCAAGCCCCCCAGAGGACACTCCCCAAACCACGGCAGACCCAAAGGGAAAAAGCCGTCCGGCCCCCCCTCCCGCGCACGACGCCGCTAGCCCGAACACGGCCCTCAATATTCCAGATATGTATATCCGCCTTCAGCAAATCACGTTTTTGTAATATCTTATCTTCCATTTCGTATCCTCTGACAGGCAAAGAACCTAGGTTTTACGCCACATTTCACGCATGGCACCGTGCTTGCTAACAAAGGTCATGCATTCGAACGTCCACGGATTGAAACTATCGGCCCTGTTGGCCATCTGCCAGGTCATCGATCGAGCCATGGACCTTGTGTCCGCCTTGGACGGTGTTCTGCAAATCCTGTCCGAACAGCTCTCCATGCAGCGGGCCACGGTCACCCTGTTCGACCCGGAAACCGGGCAACTGTCCATCAATGCCTCCTACGGCCTGAACACGGAAGAGAAACAGCGCGGCGTGTACCGGCTGGACGAAGGCGTCACCGGCCGCATCTTCCAGACCGGCGAACCGTATTACGTCCCGGACATCGACAAGGAACCGCTTTTTCTGGACAAGACCGGGTCCCGCCGCGTGAAGCGCGGCATGATATCGTTCATAGGCGTGCCCATCGTCCTGCACGGCGACCCCATCGGGGTCCTCAACGTGGACCGGTTGTTCGAGGACGAGGTCAGCTTTGATGAGGACGTGGATTTTCTCAAGGTGGTGGCCACCCTGATCGGGCAGTTCATCAGCCTGAACGAGAAGATCAAGGCCCGCGAGGCCGCCCTCAAGAGGGAGAACACCTCCCTGAAATACCAGATTTCCAAGAATTCCAAAGGGCCGTATATCGTGGGGTACAGCGCGGCCATGGTCGAAGTGCAGCGGCAGATGGAAAAGGTCTCTCCCACACGGGCCACGGTCCTGCTGCTGGGCGAATCCGGTGTGGGCAAGACGCTGATCGCCCGCATCATCCACGAACTTTCCGAACGAAAGGGCAACCCGTTCATCAAGATCAACTGCGCCTCCATCCCCAGCAACCTCTTGGAATCAGAACTCTTCGGCCATGAGAAAGGCGCATTCACCGGAGCAACCGGCACCAGGCCCGGCCGGTTCGAGGAAGCGGACACAGGCACCATCTTTCTGGACGAGATCGGCGAGTTGCCCATGGAGCTGCAGGCAAAACTCCTGCGCGTACTCCAGGACAAGGAACTGGAGCGGCTCGGCTCCAACCGCACCCGGACCATCGACGTACGTATCCTCGCCGCCACCAACAGGGACCTCGGCCACCTGGTGGAACGAGGCAGGTTCCGCCTGGACCTTTACTACCGCCTCAACGTCTTTCCTGTACGCGTGCCCCCACTGCGCGAACGCAAGGAGGACATCACCGGATTGCTCAACCATTTTCTCAGCAAAATGGCCGAGGACTACGGACGCAATATCCACCTCACATCCACGGCCCTGGACGCCCTCATCCGTTACGACTGGCCCGGCAACGTGCGCGAAATGCAAAACCTTATCGAACGGTTGGTAATCATGTCCGAAGAGGACCGTATCAGCCTGGAATTCCTGAAGTCCTACCTCACTCCCGGCCAGACCGCCGCAGTCCAGGAAGCCCTTCCCCTGTCGGAGAACGTGCCGTGTCATGCCTCGCTCAAGGAATTCGAGCGCAACGAGGTCATGGCCGCCCTGGAACGCAACGGCTGGATCCAGTACAAGGCAGCCGTGGCACTCGGACTCTCGGCACGCCAGATGGGATACCGGGTCAAGAAATACGGCTTGGAATCCATGATTGCCGACGGCAGGGCCAAGCTGCGACGCATCAAAGAGACGCAAATATAATTTCCCGGCACTCTACCTCCCCCACACAAGACACCCCCCGTCAGACATTCTGGCGGGGGGTGTCGGGTTTGCTTGGTTTGAACCGCTATTCGACCGGACCAAGGGTGCGCACCGAGGCAATTCGCTCCCAGTCGTAATAGGTGTTGACGTTCATGCCCGCCTTGACGCAGGTGACGCGAACGAATTCCTCACCCAGAAACAGGACGGCAGATTCGTACACCTCGCCCTCGTTGACCTGGATTTTCACGTCCTTGCGGAGCTTGCGGGACATGGTTCCCTGCACCGGCTTGGACGCGTACTCGAACACTTTTTCCAATGTCGCCTTGTTCATGCATCCTCCTATGGGGGTATACTGTTATATTAGTGACGAAACATGCTTTTCATCCGGCAACGGCGATCAACCGCAGCCGGCACCGCCGCCGGAACAGGCGCTTCCGATACCGCAGCGCCGGACCTTGAGCGCATTGATGTCGCCGCCTTCAAATACATAGCGAAGGGCATCCTCGATGAATCCATCCACCACATGCGGCTTGACCGAGTGTTCCTCGAGCAGCATCCTCGGCGTCTCGCCGATGGCGGCGCAAAGCACGGCGCGACAATCCTTGAGGGTTGAGGCCAATTCAGACCAGCGCTGGGGGCCGCACCCGGCATTGGGCGCCTGTCGTTCTTCGATCATGCGGAAACCGCCGGTTTCGGACTCGCCCCATATCTCGAAGGATTTTGCCTCGCCGAGGTGCTGGTTGACCAGCAAGCCCTCACGGGTGGCCACGGCAACATAGGGACGCGCCATT carries:
- a CDS encoding zinc-binding dehydrogenase is translated as MKAMLLERYGADYAFAEHEVPCPEPGPGEVLIKVAGTSLNPIDNKIVTLGQALPFAPELPALLGMDVSGTVEALGQGASRFRAGERVFGCAGGLKGLPGALAEYMVADQRLLARAPECMELEDAAAMPLVAITAWLALFGKASVSRGQRLLVHGGAGGVGHMAVQLGTHVGAEVFATVSSPDKAAVVEALGGIPIDYRAMDVPRYVDEFTAGVGFDVVFDTVGGVTLDQSFAAARTGGQVVSTVTRSTHDLSPLHAKSLSLHVVFMLLPMITGLGRSLHGEILSNLSALVDEDALAVLIDERRFNFRDIEQAHRYWEKGEALGKICVTVGK
- a CDS encoding YgiQ family radical SAM protein — protein: METRAKRSSLTQPPVLPMTRTEMDALGWVELDILLVTGDGYVDHPSFGAALLGRWLVHHGFRTGICAQPAWDKPDDIVRMGRPRLFAGVTAGSLDSMLAHYTAFRKKRSDDAYTPGGMAGARPNRACISYTNAVQRAFPGLPVILGGIEASLRRVSHYDFWSDSVRRSVLLDAKATAITYGMAENSIVTLAETLETILLETGEIDLKALRPQLAPLPGLVVAGSADDIPADTDVIRLPSHEAILDDPKQLIEATKLLERQVHQNKATVVQETAGRLVMVTPPGPLLDTNGLDELAGLPFSRLAHPAYKQRIAAADMIQTSVTTHRGCSGGCSFCTLALHQGRTVRSRSKASVLKEVRAVTEVKGWTGSISDVGGPSANMWGAHCAADQAQCERASCLTPRICKHYRVAQKDFVNLLRAVSDVQSVKHVRVASGWRIDLALTDMQALTTMIREFVGGQAKVAPEHQVDHVLKLMRKPGFSTFEQFLDLFDKESKKAGKKQYVIPYLMSAFPGCTEDDMRALSRWLTAQGWKPEQVQCFIPLPGTAAAAMFHAETDMQGNPIYVAKTDAERLRQHAILMPNTGKPPRGHSPNHGRPKGKKPSGPPSRARRR
- a CDS encoding sigma 54-interacting transcriptional regulator, with protein sequence MHSNVHGLKLSALLAICQVIDRAMDLVSALDGVLQILSEQLSMQRATVTLFDPETGQLSINASYGLNTEEKQRGVYRLDEGVTGRIFQTGEPYYVPDIDKEPLFLDKTGSRRVKRGMISFIGVPIVLHGDPIGVLNVDRLFEDEVSFDEDVDFLKVVATLIGQFISLNEKIKAREAALKRENTSLKYQISKNSKGPYIVGYSAAMVEVQRQMEKVSPTRATVLLLGESGVGKTLIARIIHELSERKGNPFIKINCASIPSNLLESELFGHEKGAFTGATGTRPGRFEEADTGTIFLDEIGELPMELQAKLLRVLQDKELERLGSNRTRTIDVRILAATNRDLGHLVERGRFRLDLYYRLNVFPVRVPPLRERKEDITGLLNHFLSKMAEDYGRNIHLTSTALDALIRYDWPGNVREMQNLIERLVIMSEEDRISLEFLKSYLTPGQTAAVQEALPLSENVPCHASLKEFERNEVMAALERNGWIQYKAAVALGLSARQMGYRVKKYGLESMIADGRAKLRRIKETQI